A stretch of the Argentina anserina chromosome 6, drPotAnse1.1, whole genome shotgun sequence genome encodes the following:
- the LOC126797865 gene encoding KH domain-containing protein At3g08620, with translation MSGLYNPNFSPARAASPQIRATPDVDSQYLSELLAEHQKLGPFMQVLPTCSRLLNQEILRVSGMMSNQGFGDFDRMRHRSPSPMASSNLISSVTGSGLGGWNGIPQERLSAPHGMTMDWQGAPASPSSYTVKRILRLEIPVDTYPNFNFVGRLLGPRGNSLKRVEATTGCRVYIRGKGSIKDPDKEDKLRGRPGYEHLSEPLHILIEADLPASVVDIRLRQAQEIIEELLKPVDESQDYIKRQQLRELALINSNFREESPGPSGSVSPFNSSGMKRAKTGR, from the exons ATGTCAGGGTTGTATAATCCCAACTTCTCTCCTGCTAGAGCTGCCTCTCCTCAGATTAGAGCCACTCCAGATGTTGACAG TCAGTACTTGTCAGAGCTGTTGGCTGAGCATCAAAAGCTTGGACCTTTCATGCAAGTGCTTCCGACATGTAGCCGACTGTTGAATCAAG AGATTTTACGGGTTTCTGGAATGATGTCCAACCAAGGTTTTGGTGACTTTGACAGAATGCGACATAGAAGTCCTAGTCCAATGGCTTCTTCAAACCTTATATCAAGTGTTACTGGATCAGGATTGGGTGGTTGGAATGGAATTCCTCAAGAG AGATTAAGTGCACCTCATGGCATGACAATGGACTGGCAAGGTGCGCCTGCAAGCCCTAGTTCATACACAGTGAAGAGGATTTTACGCTTGGAAATTCCTGTGGACACTTACCCCAAT TTCAATTTTGTTGGGCGACTTCTTGGACCCAGAGGTAATTCTCTGAAACGGGTTGAAGCTACTACAGGCTGTCGCGTATACATTAGAGGCAAAGGGTCTATCAAGGATCCAGAcaag GAGGACAAGCTAAGGGGAAGACCAGGCTATGAACATCTGAGCGAACCACTCCACATCTTAATTGAAGCAGATTTACCTGCCAGTGTTGTTGACATTAGGCTCAGACAGGCCCAAGAAATTATTGAAGAACTGCTTAAACCTGTG GACGAATCTCAAGATTATATCAAGAGGCAGCAACTGCGGGAGTTAGCTTTgataaattcaaattttagaGAAGAAAGTCCTGGGCCAAGTGGCAGTGTATCTCCTTTCAATTCAAGCGGAATGAAGCGTGCCAAAACAGGACGATGA